The window GGCAGTTTCCCCGCCAGTTGGGAAGAAGAAAACGACAAAAGCGAAGCAGAAAAAAGTCGGAGTGGGTCAGGACCATGATGTGCCAGAAGAACCAATAGATGACCCGAAGGATAACCCAAAAGAGCTGCAGCCCATGCCCTTTAAAGACTTTCGTTTGGTATTGAGAGCCAACATGCTGGAACCGTCTGTATTTTACAAGAATTCATCGACACCTTTACAAACAAGTATAATTTTAGGTGCTCCTTTGGCAAAGACTGTACATTCAAGTTCCTGGATGCCAAGAAAATGGAACTGCACTCGAGGTGCCACAAGGACAGCAGCTTTGCTTGCTGTGAGTGTGGACTGGAGCTCCCCAATTGGAGGCGATGCTCTGCCCACTTGTGGAAGAGCCACCAAGTAGATGTGGACTTGCTGGAATGTCCTGCTCTTGATTGCCACTACAAGTCTCCCGTGTCTGCTCTGATTTGGCGACACATGCGCGTCCATAAGAAGTGGCGACCCAGAGTCCTTCGATCTCTGGCAGCTGTTCAACGTAGAAAGAAACTGAAGGAGCAAACAGGAGACTTGCTTCCACAGCCAGTGGCGTCCACAAGTGCTtccaagaaaaacaaatactatgcGGAGAAGACCTGCGAGATTTGTAGCCGGAAATTCGTAAACGGGAAAACGTTGTCGAAACATGTAAAAACAGTgcacaacaaaataaaacctttcATTTGCAACGTTTGTGGCAAGAAGACCGCTCGCAAAGCCAGTCTAATAGTGAGTAGAAAGCGGTTTAGTTTTCAATTACCTTGCAATCACCAATCATACTTCTTTCAAAGATCCACATGAGGCAGCACACTGGCGAAAAGCCCCTGCAGTGCGGGGTTTGCAAGTTCTCCACACGTGATCCCAGTGTCCTGCACAAACATAGACAACGTCATGGCAGCCAGGACACCCAGAGCAGCCTCAAATGTAGCCAGTGCGATTACCAATGTATCCAGGCCAATGCTCTTAAGCGGCACATGCGACTCAATCACCCAGAGGCCTATCGGGACTTGTGCTGCGATCTCTGCAGCTACACATCCATAAATGCAGAGAGACTGCTGGCCCACAAAcaggatcaccgccaggggcTGATAGTTAACTGTGATGATTCGATGGATGCCACTGGCTCCACAGGTTTCAAGTACCCACAAAAGCcaggcgataaaaacggcgaAGTACATTTTTactgaatttaaaataatttaagaatagttcataaaatttgaaatattttcagatATCTGCCGATTGTTTTATGCCTCTAGAGAGTGTGGATTCCCTGCCACATGAACCGGCTGTGGATACCGGAGGGGTCACAATCCCAGCACCACCCTCGGAAGATACTCAATTTCCAACTTATTTAAAAGATTAGGCAGCTAGAAAAGTAGAAGTTTCAAGTCGTGGGGGTAAGCTAGGATTTTATGCTTCtccttatatttattttttttattaaagggtTTATTTatcgtattttatttatatcttACATTGGTCTACGATATCTGGGGTTAAAAGTGTGCGGGTTTCCGAATTGTGCTGTAAAGAGTGCTGTACAAAATAATGTTCTCATGCAGTTGGTTTTGGGGATTTGAATGCTCGTTTATTaagtttttcagtttttccatttaattttaata of the Drosophila ananassae strain 14024-0371.13 chromosome 2R, ASM1763931v2, whole genome shotgun sequence genome contains:
- the LOC6506922 gene encoding zinc finger protein 674, encoding MENSPRIVYVCSLCLRQYDLLEDLRGHMVYFHGCQAVSPPVGKKKTTKAKQKKVGVGQDHDVPEEPIDDPKDNPKELQPMPFKDFRLVLRANMLEPCSFGKDCTFKFLDAKKMELHSRCHKDSSFACCECGLELPNWRRCSAHLWKSHQVDVDLLECPALDCHYKSPVSALIWRHMRVHKKWRPRVLRSLAAVQRRKKLKEQTGDLLPQPVASTSASKKNKYYAEKTCEICSRKFVNGKTLSKHVKTVHNKIKPFICNVCGKKTARKASLIIHMRQHTGEKPLQCGVCKFSTRDPSVLHKHRQRHGSQDTQSSLKCSQCDYQCIQANALKRHMRLNHPEAYRDLCCDLCSYTSINAERLLAHKQDHRQGLIVNCDDSMDATGSTGFKYPQKPGDKNGEISADCFMPLESVDSLPHEPAVDTGGVTIPAPPSEDTQFPTYLKD